In one Mucilaginibacter sp. PAMB04168 genomic region, the following are encoded:
- a CDS encoding zinc-dependent alcohol dehydrogenase yields the protein MKAAVFHKPGDISVDTVEDPKIEEANDVILKVTSTAICGSDLHILDGGIPQASDIIMGHEFMGIVEEVGPSVRNLKRGDRVVVPFPIACGQCFFCTHGASPHCENSNHEHYGPQGDMLDNKGGALFGYTDLYGGYSGGQAEYVRVPYADVSPRIVPDNMTDEQVLFLTDIFPTGWSAIDWAQMKGGEVVAIFGSGPVGLMAQKAAWLNGASRVIAIDPVDYRLRKAREANKVETLNPNDVDVVAAIREMTGGRGADVCVDAVGFEAQRSFLDKVKATLNFEKGSMKVLEMCFEAVRRSGTVTVVGVYGTPYDNFPVHRMFDKGITIRQGQAPVLNYIDHLIDLIKQEKVTLNDIISHTLPLSEAAHAYDIFKNKQDDCVKVVLKPHA from the coding sequence ATGAAAGCAGCAGTTTTTCACAAACCGGGTGATATTAGCGTAGACACGGTTGAAGATCCGAAAATTGAAGAAGCCAATGATGTGATATTAAAGGTTACTTCGACCGCAATCTGCGGGTCAGACTTGCACATTCTGGACGGAGGCATTCCGCAGGCAAGCGATATTATAATGGGGCACGAATTTATGGGCATTGTTGAAGAAGTCGGCCCCTCTGTTCGGAACTTAAAACGAGGTGATAGGGTAGTCGTGCCTTTCCCGATTGCATGCGGGCAATGCTTTTTCTGTACCCATGGCGCTTCACCGCATTGCGAGAATTCCAATCATGAGCATTACGGCCCACAAGGCGATATGCTGGATAATAAAGGCGGTGCCTTATTTGGCTATACCGACTTGTATGGTGGTTATTCGGGCGGACAAGCCGAGTACGTACGAGTACCTTACGCCGATGTAAGCCCCCGCATTGTGCCCGATAACATGACAGATGAGCAAGTGCTGTTCCTAACCGATATATTTCCAACCGGTTGGTCGGCCATTGACTGGGCACAGATGAAGGGTGGCGAAGTGGTGGCCATTTTTGGTTCCGGCCCGGTTGGGTTAATGGCTCAAAAAGCTGCATGGTTAAACGGTGCAAGCAGAGTAATAGCAATTGATCCGGTTGATTACCGCCTGAGAAAAGCCCGCGAGGCTAACAAGGTGGAAACGCTTAACCCGAATGATGTAGATGTCGTAGCGGCAATTAGGGAAATGACCGGCGGACGTGGTGCCGACGTTTGTGTAGATGCCGTGGGTTTTGAAGCGCAACGTTCATTCCTTGATAAAGTGAAAGCTACACTCAACTTCGAGAAAGGTAGCATGAAGGTACTGGAAATGTGCTTTGAAGCTGTGCGTCGTAGTGGTACTGTAACCGTAGTAGGTGTATACGGAACTCCTTATGACAACTTCCCGGTTCACCGCATGTTTGATAAGGGTATCACCATTAGGCAAGGGCAAGCACCTGTACTTAATTATATCGATCATCTGATAGATCTGATTAAACAAGAAAAAGTCACTTTAAATGATATCATATCGCATACACTTCCTCTAAGCGAAGCAGCTCATGCCTATGATATTTTCAAGAACAAGCAAGATGATTGTGTGAAGGTGGTACTAAAGCCGCATGCATAA
- a CDS encoding nucleoside permease — MNIKFRLILMNFMQFFIWGAWLLTIGAYWFQNKHWSGAQFGVIFSTMGISAIFMPALTGIISDRFVNAEKLYGIMHIMGSLVLFSLPLVTNPSTFFWVILLNMVFYMPTLSLSITVAYTALKNKNMDVVKDYPPIRIWGTIGFIAALWTVSLTHNETSANQFYIASAVSMALGIYSFTLPKCPPLLSKTSGKSLTDNLGLNAFALFKTPKFAIFFAFSMLLGAALQLTNAYGDTFLHDFNNVAAYKDTVAVKYPAIIMSISQISETLFILAIPFFLRKFGIKYVMLFSMLAWVLRFGLFAFGDPADGLWMIILSCIVYGMAFDFFNISGSLFVETQTTPEIRGSAQGLFMMMVNGFGALFGSFASGIIIDEFFTLADKSKNWHGIWLTFAAYALIIAVVFPFVFRYKHNKALEDAIQHV; from the coding sequence ATGAATATTAAGTTTCGCTTGATACTGATGAATTTTATGCAATTTTTTATATGGGGAGCGTGGCTACTCACCATAGGCGCATATTGGTTCCAGAACAAGCATTGGTCGGGTGCGCAGTTTGGCGTCATCTTTTCTACTATGGGCATATCAGCTATCTTTATGCCCGCGCTTACCGGTATAATCTCCGACCGTTTTGTAAACGCAGAAAAGCTTTACGGGATTATGCATATCATGGGTTCGCTTGTTTTGTTTAGCCTGCCATTAGTGACAAATCCCTCCACATTTTTTTGGGTGATACTACTTAATATGGTTTTTTATATGCCAACACTGTCACTCTCTATTACAGTAGCTTATACAGCCTTAAAAAATAAGAATATGGATGTTGTTAAAGACTATCCACCTATACGCATTTGGGGCACCATCGGGTTTATAGCCGCATTGTGGACGGTAAGTCTTACACATAATGAAACTTCAGCTAACCAGTTCTATATTGCTTCTGCAGTATCAATGGCACTGGGCATATACTCCTTCACTTTACCTAAGTGCCCGCCATTGTTAAGCAAAACCAGCGGCAAGTCACTAACCGACAACCTGGGCCTGAATGCATTCGCTCTTTTCAAAACTCCCAAGTTTGCCATATTCTTCGCCTTCTCTATGCTGTTAGGTGCAGCGTTGCAACTCACCAATGCTTATGGCGATACCTTCTTACATGATTTCAATAATGTAGCTGCTTATAAAGACACCGTTGCGGTTAAGTATCCCGCTATTATCATGTCTATTTCACAAATCTCTGAGACACTGTTTATACTGGCTATACCATTTTTCTTGCGCAAGTTCGGCATTAAATACGTGATGCTGTTTAGCATGCTGGCCTGGGTATTACGTTTTGGTCTTTTTGCTTTTGGTGACCCCGCAGACGGCCTTTGGATGATTATCCTTTCATGCATTGTGTATGGCATGGCATTCGACTTTTTTAATATTTCGGGTTCATTATTTGTGGAAACGCAAACCACACCAGAAATACGTGGCAGTGCACAAGGCTTGTTTATGATGATGGTAAATGGATTTGGCGCTTTGTTTGGCAGCTTTGCCAGCGGCATTATCATTGATGAATTTTTTACCCTGGCCGATAAGAGTAAGAACTGGCACGGCATATGGTTAACCTTTGCAGCTTATGCCCTTATAATTGCTGTTGTATTTCCGTTCGTGTTTCGGTATAAGCACAACAAAGCGCTTGAAGACGCTATACAGCACGTATAA
- a CDS encoding TolC family protein, whose translation MRYLILLISFLCLNRSGQCQSADSVYNLQQCIDIAITNNLTVKRSELDMERSRVYWQQQRAALLPTFNGVVNHGLSTGRGLDPFTNTYLNQQIASADYGVNANLILFNGLSVQNSIRQTALAYQAGKMDFEQAKNDITLNVITTYLQVINNTDLLTQANNQLEVSRQQVQRLQVMNTNGAVKPSDFYDVKGQQGTDQLTVINAKNALDASKLNLLQIMNVPYTRSITLQRLDAAQVSSTKFNKSAEQIYTTAIQNLPLVKAATLRRQSAEKQVKVAKGNMLPVLALSGGLATRYSNAARKSIFVDSMEVNTGAFIKTAGGNQPVYAYNQNFSSDKIGYFNQFKNNYNTQVNLGLQIPILNGFVSRNRVALAKIDLQETRYVEETTRIQLKQNVEQAYINMASAYERFQVLTEQVDAFKESFRTAEIRFNAGALTSVDYIVAKNNLDRANNNLINARYDYYIRTKILDYYQGKLNL comes from the coding sequence ATGCGCTATCTCATTTTACTGATTAGTTTCCTGTGCCTCAATAGATCGGGCCAGTGTCAGTCTGCCGATTCTGTATACAATCTGCAGCAATGTATCGATATTGCCATTACCAATAATCTAACAGTTAAACGCAGCGAGTTGGATATGGAAAGGAGCAGGGTATACTGGCAGCAGCAGCGTGCGGCTTTGCTACCTACTTTTAATGGTGTGGTAAACCATGGGCTAAGTACAGGACGTGGCTTGGATCCGTTTACAAATACTTACTTAAACCAGCAAATTGCATCGGCTGATTATGGCGTAAATGCAAATCTGATACTTTTCAACGGCTTGTCGGTTCAAAACAGCATACGCCAAACTGCCTTAGCCTACCAGGCCGGAAAGATGGACTTTGAACAAGCCAAAAATGATATAACGCTAAATGTGATAACCACCTACCTGCAGGTAATTAACAACACTGATTTACTTACACAAGCTAACAATCAACTGGAGGTTTCTAGGCAACAGGTACAGCGTTTGCAGGTAATGAATACCAATGGCGCAGTTAAGCCATCAGATTTTTATGATGTTAAAGGCCAGCAGGGAACCGACCAGTTGACGGTTATTAATGCTAAAAATGCCTTGGACGCATCAAAACTTAATTTGTTGCAAATTATGAATGTGCCCTACACCCGTAGTATCACTTTGCAGCGCCTGGATGCCGCCCAAGTCTCATCAACCAAGTTCAATAAATCTGCCGAGCAGATATACACCACTGCCATACAAAACTTGCCGCTGGTAAAAGCAGCCACCTTGCGCAGGCAGAGCGCCGAAAAGCAAGTTAAAGTGGCCAAAGGCAATATGCTTCCGGTATTGGCATTATCGGGCGGATTAGCTACCCGGTACTCCAATGCCGCACGCAAGTCTATTTTTGTTGACTCGATGGAGGTTAATACCGGTGCATTTATAAAAACAGCCGGTGGCAACCAGCCAGTGTATGCCTATAACCAAAATTTTTCGAGTGATAAGATAGGATACTTCAATCAGTTTAAAAATAATTACAATACGCAGGTTAATTTAGGCTTGCAAATCCCCATACTTAATGGTTTTGTTAGCCGCAACCGGGTGGCTTTAGCTAAAATTGATTTGCAAGAAACCCGATATGTAGAAGAAACTACACGTATACAATTGAAACAGAATGTAGAGCAGGCCTACATTAATATGGCATCTGCTTATGAAAGGTTTCAGGTATTAACCGAACAGGTCGACGCGTTTAAAGAATCATTCCGCACTGCTGAAATACGTTTCAATGCCGGCGCACTAACCTCAGTTGATTATATTGTGGCCAAAAACAATCTCGATAGGGCTAATAACAATTTAATTAATGCGCGTTATGACTATTATATCCGCACCAAAATATTAGATTATTACCAGGGTAAATTGAACTTGTAG
- the dnaB gene encoding replicative DNA helicase, protein MIFENNNRTNNDRRNKTFTSPNQISGKLPPQARDLEEAVLGALMLEKDALSSVIDVLKPEVFYVESHQKIFNAIRTLFEKTSPVDILTVTAQLRMQGELEMVGGAFYITELTNRVASAANIEYHARIIIQKYIQRELIRISTDIINIAYEDTTDILELLDKAEKNLFDIAQNNLRRDSRKMDDLMQETLKEIEELKNKTDGLTGIGTGFTDLDRMTSGWQKSDLVIIAARPAMGKTAFVLSCARNAAVDFNKPVVVFSLEMSSVQLVNRLISGEAEIEQEKIRKGKMEEWEWQQIHSKIGRLEQAPLIIDDTPGLNIFEFRAKCRRLKSQHDIQLIIIDYLQLMSGKTDGKGGGNREQEIGSISRALKMVAKELQVPVIALSQLSRAVESRPGGSKRPMLSDLRESGSIEQDADMVLFLYRPEYYGLEFDEDNNPTKGVGEVIIAKHRNGETGTVRLKFVGKYVKFTDLEQSMDSYMPPASGSAFAGLNPSQGFDSNPGNIIIRPSRMDDMDDEPPF, encoded by the coding sequence ATGATTTTTGAGAACAACAACCGAACCAACAACGACAGACGCAATAAAACATTTACATCGCCTAACCAGATATCCGGAAAACTGCCACCTCAGGCCCGTGATTTGGAAGAAGCTGTTTTAGGCGCGTTGATGTTGGAAAAAGACGCACTTTCTTCGGTTATTGACGTATTGAAACCAGAAGTTTTTTACGTAGAAAGCCATCAAAAGATTTTTAATGCCATACGTACCCTGTTCGAAAAAACATCGCCTGTTGATATCTTAACTGTTACGGCCCAATTGCGTATGCAGGGCGAATTGGAAATGGTTGGAGGCGCTTTTTATATTACCGAGTTAACTAACCGAGTAGCATCGGCAGCCAACATTGAGTACCATGCGCGTATCATCATTCAAAAATATATTCAGCGTGAACTGATCCGCATTTCGACCGATATCATCAATATTGCGTATGAAGACACCACAGATATTTTAGAGCTGCTGGATAAGGCCGAAAAGAACTTGTTTGATATTGCTCAAAACAACCTCCGCCGCGATTCGCGCAAAATGGATGACCTGATGCAGGAAACGCTGAAGGAAATTGAAGAGCTCAAAAATAAAACCGATGGTTTAACGGGTATAGGTACTGGCTTTACCGACCTTGACCGCATGACATCTGGCTGGCAAAAATCGGATTTGGTAATTATTGCAGCACGCCCCGCAATGGGTAAAACTGCGTTTGTGTTAAGCTGTGCACGCAACGCCGCCGTAGACTTTAACAAACCGGTAGTTGTTTTTTCCTTAGAGATGTCCTCTGTTCAGTTAGTAAATCGTTTAATATCAGGTGAGGCTGAAATTGAGCAGGAAAAGATACGTAAGGGTAAAATGGAGGAGTGGGAATGGCAACAAATTCACTCTAAAATTGGCCGCCTTGAACAAGCGCCGTTAATTATTGATGATACACCCGGCCTGAATATTTTTGAATTTAGAGCTAAATGCCGCCGCTTAAAATCACAGCACGATATTCAGCTTATCATTATTGACTACTTGCAGCTCATGAGCGGTAAAACCGACGGCAAAGGCGGCGGTAACCGTGAGCAGGAAATTGGTAGTATATCCCGCGCATTAAAAATGGTAGCTAAAGAGTTACAGGTGCCTGTTATTGCGCTATCACAATTGAGCCGTGCGGTGGAAAGCCGTCCGGGCGGTTCTAAAAGACCCATGCTGTCGGATTTGCGTGAGTCGGGTTCTATTGAGCAAGATGCCGATATGGTGTTATTCCTTTACAGACCAGAATATTATGGTTTGGAATTTGACGAAGATAACAACCCTACCAAAGGTGTGGGCGAAGTAATTATTGCAAAGCACCGTAACGGCGAAACCGGAACTGTAAGGCTGAAATTTGTAGGCAAATACGTTAAATTCACCGATTTGGAACAAAGTATGGACAGCTACATGCCGCCTGCATCGGGCAGTGCATTTGCAGGCTTAAATCCATCGCAGGGTTTCGACAGCAACCCAGGTAATATTATTATACGTCCGTCGCGCATGGATGACATGGATGATGAGCCACCATTTTAA
- a CDS encoding ABC transporter ATP-binding protein — MLSLKQISKFYNTGANKTYVLNKVDLEVDKGEFLSIMGPSGSGKSTLLNIIGMLDQPSEGYQYFLNEPVHQLKEKQRSTLYKQNIGFVFQAYHLIDELTVYENIETPLLYQDVKSAERKALVADILDRFNIVGKKDLFPAQLSGGQQQLVGIARALISKPNLLLADEPTGNLNSKQGEEIMDLFKKLNQEDGVTIIQVTHSEKNAQYGSRIINLLDGKIDSTVIL, encoded by the coding sequence ATGCTGTCACTTAAACAAATATCAAAATTCTATAACACTGGAGCTAATAAAACCTATGTGCTTAACAAAGTAGATTTGGAGGTTGACAAAGGAGAATTTCTTTCTATTATGGGGCCGTCGGGTTCCGGTAAGTCAACGCTGCTCAACATCATAGGCATGCTCGATCAGCCATCTGAAGGTTATCAGTACTTTCTAAATGAACCGGTTCATCAATTGAAAGAAAAACAACGTTCAACTTTGTATAAGCAAAACATAGGTTTTGTTTTTCAGGCCTACCATTTAATAGATGAGCTGACAGTATATGAGAACATTGAAACGCCGCTGCTATACCAGGATGTAAAAAGCGCAGAACGAAAGGCATTGGTTGCCGACATTTTAGACCGCTTTAACATTGTAGGCAAAAAGGATTTGTTTCCGGCTCAGTTATCGGGTGGCCAGCAGCAACTGGTGGGTATAGCACGTGCACTTATCAGCAAGCCCAATTTATTATTAGCCGATGAACCGACTGGCAATCTGAACTCTAAGCAAGGCGAAGAAATTATGGACCTTTTCAAAAAATTAAATCAGGAAGATGGTGTTACCATTATCCAGGTAACGCACTCAGAAAAAAATGCCCAGTACGGTTCACGCATCATCAACTTGTTGGATGGCAAAATTGATTCGACCGTTATATTGTAA
- the chrA gene encoding chromate efflux transporter, whose protein sequence is MNNRKLLFLRDVLVYTFTTFGGPQAHVAILLREFVEKRRYVTEEELMELNALSQILPGPSSTQTLVGIAWKVGGLQLALLSFVIWVLPSAAIMCIAAVTYKGLAASGRVDEVLRFLHPAAVGIVAYAAVNFAQKILKTKVSVYLAIGSLLATLILQNPYAFPILILLGGIFSSAFETQPTEDALRVKLFSNVNPKKVAYFIGILLFFASLGAIINRTSPFSLPIRLFENFYRNGILIFGGGQVLVPLMYTEFVEVKHYLTNAEFLSGYALQQALPGPTFSFTSFVGAITLGNEGYGLAGQIWGSVVAVVGVNLPGLILILFIVPFWEDLKKITRIKNSLSGINAVAVGFMATAFILLVAPFGGNWMAYLVMAGAFCLLYFTKIKTPIIILIGVALGLLF, encoded by the coding sequence TTGAACAACCGCAAACTACTTTTTTTACGTGATGTGTTGGTTTATACCTTCACTACCTTCGGCGGACCACAAGCGCATGTAGCTATATTGCTGCGCGAATTTGTGGAAAAACGCCGTTACGTGACAGAAGAAGAATTAATGGAGCTCAATGCCTTATCGCAAATACTGCCCGGCCCATCCTCGACACAAACTTTGGTAGGTATTGCCTGGAAGGTGGGAGGTTTGCAACTCGCTCTATTAAGTTTCGTAATTTGGGTATTACCGTCAGCAGCCATTATGTGCATAGCGGCTGTGACCTATAAAGGCCTTGCAGCAAGTGGCAGGGTAGATGAGGTGCTGCGGTTTCTTCATCCAGCAGCGGTGGGTATTGTTGCCTATGCAGCCGTGAATTTTGCACAAAAGATACTTAAGACCAAGGTGAGCGTTTACCTGGCTATTGGTTCGCTGCTGGCAACGCTTATACTGCAAAATCCATACGCATTCCCAATATTAATATTACTGGGCGGTATCTTTTCTTCGGCCTTTGAAACGCAACCCACTGAAGATGCACTACGGGTAAAATTGTTTTCGAATGTTAACCCTAAAAAGGTTGCCTACTTTATAGGGATACTGCTGTTTTTTGCTTCGTTAGGTGCTATTATAAATCGTACCTCGCCTTTTAGCTTGCCCATCCGCTTGTTCGAAAATTTTTACCGTAACGGCATTCTCATTTTTGGAGGTGGCCAAGTGTTGGTTCCGCTAATGTATACTGAGTTTGTGGAGGTTAAGCATTACCTAACCAATGCTGAGTTTTTATCGGGTTATGCTTTACAACAAGCCTTGCCGGGGCCTACCTTTTCATTTACTTCGTTTGTGGGTGCCATTACGTTAGGTAATGAAGGTTACGGTTTAGCCGGACAGATTTGGGGTAGCGTTGTTGCGGTAGTGGGTGTGAACCTGCCAGGTCTTATACTCATACTGTTTATAGTGCCTTTTTGGGAAGACCTAAAGAAGATAACCCGCATTAAAAATTCATTAAGTGGCATTAATGCGGTTGCTGTTGGTTTTATGGCTACCGCTTTTATTTTGCTGGTTGCGCCTTTTGGGGGCAATTGGATGGCTTACCTGGTAATGGCGGGTGCGTTTTGTTTACTGTATTTTACCAAAATTAAAACGCCTATCATTATTCTGATAGGCGTAGCTTTAGGTTTATTGTTTTAA
- a CDS encoding bifunctional nuclease domain-containing protein — protein MKKIKLDIVGLSYSQTQSGAYALVLGEVNGRRRLPIIIGSFEAQAIAIEIEKMTPSRPLTHDLFKSFAQAYHINIQEIIIYNLVDGIFYAKLICSDGKKTAEIDARTSDAIAMAVRFDCPIYTHEFILSTAGIVIEGNDFVYLENLTEATEEKPSGSGTASYTSLSIDELKTKLQDALTEEAYEKAAKIRDELNKRKAS, from the coding sequence ATGAAAAAAATAAAGCTCGACATTGTAGGTCTGTCTTACAGCCAAACACAATCGGGTGCATACGCTTTAGTGTTAGGTGAAGTAAATGGCCGTCGGAGGTTGCCTATCATTATTGGGAGTTTTGAGGCGCAGGCTATTGCTATTGAGATTGAAAAGATGACACCGAGCCGTCCGCTTACCCATGATCTTTTTAAGAGCTTTGCCCAGGCTTACCACATCAATATTCAGGAAATCATTATTTACAACCTGGTAGACGGAATATTTTACGCCAAGCTTATATGCTCTGACGGCAAAAAAACGGCTGAAATAGACGCCCGTACGTCTGATGCTATTGCGATGGCTGTGCGTTTCGATTGCCCTATTTATACCCACGAGTTTATCCTTTCAACTGCAGGCATTGTGATTGAAGGCAATGATTTTGTTTACTTAGAAAACCTGACCGAAGCGACCGAGGAAAAACCGAGCGGCTCGGGTACAGCCAGTTATACCTCTTTAAGTATAGACGAATTGAAAACCAAACTACAGGACGCGCTTACTGAGGAAGCTTATGAGAAAGCAGCCAAGATCAGAGACGAGTTGAATAAGCGAAAAGCATCCTGA
- a CDS encoding tetratricopeptide repeat protein, which yields MQADRLTKLLEFLKGEPNDEFLLYALATEYLRLNDVDKALQYYESLVAEHPNYTGTYYHLGKLYETLNRKDEAIVIYQKGMQITRQKRDNHAFSELQSAYNQASGLFDDDDDD from the coding sequence ATGCAGGCCGACCGCTTAACCAAGCTTCTTGAATTTTTAAAGGGCGAACCCAATGATGAGTTTCTGTTATATGCCCTGGCTACAGAGTACTTAAGATTAAACGATGTTGATAAAGCTTTGCAATACTATGAAAGCTTAGTGGCAGAACATCCAAATTACACTGGTACATATTATCACTTGGGTAAGCTTTATGAAACGCTGAACCGAAAGGATGAGGCTATCGTGATCTATCAAAAAGGTATGCAGATTACACGGCAGAAACGTGATAACCATGCTTTTTCAGAATTGCAGTCGGCGTATAACCAGGCTTCGGGTTTATTTGATGACGACGATGATGATTAA
- a CDS encoding porin family protein — MKKYFYLLAITLCTGFSASAQFLPSFNFGLKAGANLSSFSTENTLSSSHRAGYLVGAWARVGAVGWHFQPELYYTSKNVKLKDATAGAENTAEFQSIDLPLLVGRKFGMFGVAARVNTGPLISFAINHDQSVGDAFTNAARLRVHDQNYAWQFGAGLDFQRMSLDLRYELGLNKLRNGRGDSEIRANLFNLTLGYRLFSL, encoded by the coding sequence ATGAAAAAATACTTTTATCTATTAGCCATTACCTTGTGCACCGGATTTTCGGCGTCAGCTCAGTTCTTGCCGAGTTTTAATTTCGGCTTAAAGGCAGGGGCAAACCTGTCCTCTTTTTCTACAGAAAACACTTTAAGCAGCAGTCACCGTGCTGGTTACCTTGTAGGTGCCTGGGCAAGGGTAGGCGCTGTAGGGTGGCATTTTCAGCCGGAGCTGTATTATACCAGTAAGAACGTTAAGTTAAAGGATGCAACAGCCGGAGCTGAAAACACCGCCGAATTTCAAAGCATTGATCTGCCCTTGCTGGTTGGCAGAAAGTTTGGCATGTTTGGCGTTGCCGCCCGGGTTAATACCGGCCCATTGATTTCGTTTGCGATCAATCATGACCAAAGTGTAGGTGATGCATTTACCAACGCAGCCCGGCTTCGGGTACATGATCAAAATTATGCCTGGCAATTTGGCGCAGGTTTAGATTTTCAGCGCATGTCGTTAGATCTGCGTTACGAGCTGGGTTTAAACAAACTTAGAAATGGAAGAGGTGATTCTGAAATTCGTGCAAATTTGTTTAACCTCACTTTAGGTTACCGTTTATTTTCTTTATAA